The sequence TTAGCTTGTAAATCCCATAGTTTCTGATTGTTCTTTTTAGCTTCATTTAATGTAAAATAAAGTGCCGAAACAATTGCAGCAACTAGTGTTAAGACACCAATTAATACTAATGCATTTATCTTTTTCTCTCCTATAAAATTTCTATCATACCCTATATTAAATAGAATATCGTAAGCAAAATAGGCACCAATCAGTGCACAAATTCCTGCGCTTATTCCAGAGAGCCCACTCAAAGATAAAAATCGTGATGAACGATTCATGATATCTTTGATTTCTTTAAGGTCGTTAATGTATTCTTGTTCTTTCATAAAAAGTACTTTGTAATTCAAAGTAAGTAAATTAAAATTTTAAGAACAAGATTTAATAGAAAAAATGTGTTTATTATTTTGTATTCATTTAGAATATCTCTTTTTAATTAAACACCACATTGTTAATATTATTAAGCAGCTAAAGAGTAAATACTAACAGTCTAAAATGTATTAGTTTCTAACTAAACACAATTTATCCGCCCCATTAATGAGGAGGATGCAAAGTTGCTAGCTCTACTTGAATATATAATCCTAAGCAATTTAGGTATCTAACTTCTGTTGTATATGATTAAGACACCACTATTTCGAATCTACCCAATTTTACATGACTGATTAGCATGATTGTTAATGTTTGATTATTTAAAGTTGGGTGCTAATTGAATTGTAATATTGAGTATTACTTCGCTCATTTAAAAAACTATATATGCTAAAATATCAACAGAGGTTAATTATTTCAAAAGACTAACTATCAATGCCTCAACGTTTTTATTTTTTAGTTGAATAGTTATTTTTGGATACTCTGCTATTTTGAATTTAAATATCCAATTTACATTTCGTCGACTATAGTCCGTTGTAAGATCGTCTACAATAGATGAATTTTATTTCATGGAAAATATCAATGTAGTTTTTGGAAAAAGAGTAAAGGAATTACGTAATCAAATAAAAATATCTCAAGAGAAGTTTGCGAATGAGATAGGTATTGATCGTACCTATATGACTGATATTGAGAATGGGAAAAGGAATGTTTCTTTATTCATTATTGAAAAGATTGCAAAAGGTTTTGAGATGTGTCTGTCTGATCTTCTAAAAGGTCTATAATTAATATTTCCATCCAATTAATTACAAAATAAGACCAATTGTCAAGATTTATGAAAAGATATTATTATGGTGATACCATTGCCGATTTTTTGAAAAAAGATACAATAACAATTCAAGGATTCTTACTTAAATACCATAAAAACAAGCAACTTGAAGAACTTCAGAAGAATGCTTGGGAAGCTCAAATAGACATATTAAAAAACCAACTGATAGGTTTAGAAGGTCAAATATATTTTGAATATACCATTCCTAGAATGGGAAAAAGAGTTGATAATATAATAATTATTGATAGTAAAGTTTTTGTGGTAGAATTTAAAGTTGGTTCTAAAAGTTTTGATTCAATCTCACTTGATCAGGTTATTGATTATACTGAAGACTTAAGAAATTTTCATGAAGGAAGTCATAATGCAGATTTATTTCCAATTCTCATTTCAACGAGAGCCAATCCTATTCCTGATTTTAATACTGAAATAGGTAAATGTAACTCACATAACCTATCACAATATATTCAGTTTGTAATAAAAAATAAAAAAACGAAATACCTAAATGTTGAGCAATGGGAAAATTCAATTTATAAACCTACTCCAACTATTATTGAGGCAGCTCAAGCTTTGTATAAGGGCCATAATGTTCAAGATATATCAAGGTCTGATTCTGGAGCAATAAACTTAACAAGAACTTCAAATTGTATTTCTAAAATAATTGATTCAAGTAAAGAGAAATATCAGAAGTCAATCTGTTTTGTTACTGGTGTTCCTGGAGCAGGAAAAACTTTAGCAGGATTAAATATAGCAACTATTAGAAAAAGTAAGAGTAAAGATGAACATGCTGTATTCCTTTCTGGAAATGGCCCTCTAGTTGATGTATTAAGAGCTGCTTTAGCTAAAGATGAGGTGAAAACTGCAAAAGAAAATAAAATTAAATTAAAGACAGATGATGCTAAAAGAAAAGCAAATTCTTTTATTCAAAATATCCATCACTTTAGGGATGATAATGTTGGAAGTTTAAAAGCTCCTATTGAAAAGGTTGTTGTTTTTGATGAAGCTCAAAGAGCATGGAATAAACATCAAGCAATAAAATTTATGAATAGTAAAGGACATAAAGATTTTAAGATGTCTGAACCTGAGTTTTTAATTGATGTGATGAATCGTCATTCTGGTTGGTGTACTATAATTTGCCTAATTGGAGGAGGGCAAGAGATTAATACAGGCGAAGCAGGAATAAAAGAATGGGTAACTGCTATAAAAGAAAAATATTCTGTTTGGAATTTATATTATTCATCTCTTATAACAAAAGATAAAGACTACCTAAATGACTATGAATTAAATTCTTGGTTAAATAAAAATGGGACTCCTCTTAATGATCTTCATTTATCTGTTTCCCTTAGATCATTTCGATCTGAGGATCTATCAAACTTAATACATCAAATTCTAAATTTAGATGAACTAAACACAAAAAGTTTATCCAATTTATTATTACAATACCCAATTGTAATTACTAGAGATCTAAAAAAGGCAAAAAAATGGATAAATAAAAAGGCAAAAGGAAGTGAAAGGTGTGGAATGCTTATTTCCTCAGGTGCAAGAAGGTTAAGAGCAATTGGTATTGACTCCGAAAATGGAATAAGATCAAATTCTGAAAAGCCTAAAATTATAAGTTGGTTTCTTAATGATAAATATGATGTAAGAAGTTCTTCCTTTTTAGAAGTTCCTTCAACTGAATTTGCAGTTCAAGGCTTAGAACTAGATTGGGTTTGCTTGGCTTGGGGAGGTAATTTCTTTTTTGATAATGACCAATGGAATTATCAAAAATTTGTTGGTAGTAAATGGCAAACTATGAAAAAAGAAGAAGATAAAAGGTATCTACTGAATACGTATAGAGTGCTACTTACTCGTGCTCGCCAAGGTATGGCCATTTTTATACCAGAAGGTTCAAAAAATGATTTTACACGAAAAACTTCATTTTATGATGGTACTTTCAACTATCTGAAATCTATGGGCATACCCGTTATTTAAATTGTACTACTATTTATTTTTTTATAAAAATTACTTTTCCTTAGTTTAAGTTACCTCGTTAAACACAAAAATAGGTAAGTTGAAGAAATACGAAATTTTATAGCTTTAGTAGGACTTGTTGGATGTATTAATAGCCTACTATAGATCAAAAGAACACCTAGAATGGATTAAAGAAAAAGGTATTTATAACTTTAGGATGAATAATAATAGAGGTGCTTTAAAATTGACTAAAGAGTCATTTAATTCGAAGTATTTACTATTACATAAAAAAGGTGATAACACTTCATCCATTCTTTTTAAGATTAGGAAGCCTGAATTTAGGGTGACTTCACGAGAAACACTTTTACATCTTGGTTATCCAACTAAACCAAGTCAACTTAGTTACCTTACTATTAGTTTAGATAAGTGTGAAGCAGAAGAATTTAAAGGTTTAAAATGGAAGTTTAAAGATCTGAAAAATTATAAATCAAGAAGGGCTTCTGCTATACCATTTGCAGCAAGTATCGCTGAGTTTATGAAAGTGAAAGAAATTATAGAAAATGAATAGCCATCGATATCGTCAACGAATCCCAACGATCCAATAAATAATATGTATGAATCAAATCTTAGAATACAAAACCTAATATATATAAATAAGAGGCTTTTTCACAACTAAAACGTGAATTAGTCTCTTTTCCTATTATCAATTGATAAAAACAAAAAAAGCACCTCTACATGTAGAAGTGCCTTTCAGTATATTAAAAAAAGTTACTCTATTATTCTGCAACCCACCATTTATCTCCACCTAATGTAGGGAAAACTCTATCTTTTAATTGAGCATTCCAATTGTTCCATTCTTCAGTTAAATCAGCTGCTATTTTCTTATTTTCAGCTTTAATATTTATAGTTTCAGCACCATCTTCAGATAGATCATATAACTCACTTGGAATAGTATTTTGTTTACTATTTGCTACTAATTTATAATTACCATGACGGATAGCCATTGCATTCTGTTCCCACTTTCTCCAGAATAGATAACCATGCGGTGCTCCTTTATCTTTTCCTGTTAAAAATGGAAGTAAATTCACCCCATCTAAAGGTCTTTCCTTACTAATTTTTACATTAGTCTGAGCCACAATTGTTGCCATAATATCTAAAGAAGAAACCGCATTTTCATACGTTTGTCCTGCTGGAATTACACCTTTCCATCGAATGGCAAACGGCACTCTCACACCACCTTCAAATAGATCGCCTTTTTTACCTCTTAACGGACCATTATCAGAAGCATTATTATGTGCTCCTCCATTGTCTGAAAGAAAGACAATAATTGTATTTTCATCTACACCTTTGTCTTTTAAAGTTTGTAAAACTCTACCCACACCATCGTCTACAGCACTAACCATTGCCGCATACGTTTTTCTTTTTTTATTGGTGATATTAGGGAAACGAGATAGGTATTTCTCTGTAGCTTGAAGTGGTGTATGCGGTGCATTATAGGCCAAATAGACCATGAAATTTTCTCCTGCATCTGCTTGCTTATTGATGTATTTCACTGCTGAGTTCGTCAATTCATCCGTAAGGTAATCTGTTGTTTCAACGTTCTCTCTGTTCTCTATAATTTTAGTTCTATACCATCCCCATTTAGAGGTTACTTCTGATAAACCATTTAGCGTTAAATTTTCTGGAAAGTAATTATGACCACCAGAAAGGAAACCATAAAAATAATCGAAACCTCTTACTAAAGGATGAAAAACGGGGTTAGTACCCATGTGCCATTTACCAATAATTGCACTTTTATAGTCCGCTTTTTTTAATACTTGTGCAATTGTTTCTTCCTCTACTGGTAAACCAGATATTGCATTGTTTGGATCGATAGAAGGGTTTGTTGTGTACCCAAATCTATCTTGGTAGCGCCCTGTAAGAAACCCTGCCCTACTTGGACCACATACAGGAAAACTAACATACCCCTCGTTAAACTTTACACCCTGGTCTGCAATAACATCAATGTTAGGTGTGGGGATGTCTTTACAGCCATTAAAACCAACATCAGCCCATCCCATATCATCTGTCATGATAACAATTAAGTTAGGCGATTTATTCTTTTTCTTAACCGGCTGGTCAATAGCTATTCCAGCTACTGTTACCAAACCAAGCACCAACAATAATAAAAAATATGAAATCTTTTTCATTAAAAAAATATTTAGTTCGTCATTTCAAATCCTACTTTAATTTACGGAACTAATACAGATCTGGCATCCAATTATAAAGTAGATTTACATGGATGACAAAATTGTACTAACCTTCATCAATTTTAAGCTATTCTATAGCTCAGCGCTCGATCTGTAGTTATAGATATGGTAATTTATTTTACGC is a genomic window of Flammeovirga pectinis containing:
- a CDS encoding DUF2075 domain-containing protein, which produces MKRYYYGDTIADFLKKDTITIQGFLLKYHKNKQLEELQKNAWEAQIDILKNQLIGLEGQIYFEYTIPRMGKRVDNIIIIDSKVFVVEFKVGSKSFDSISLDQVIDYTEDLRNFHEGSHNADLFPILISTRANPIPDFNTEIGKCNSHNLSQYIQFVIKNKKTKYLNVEQWENSIYKPTPTIIEAAQALYKGHNVQDISRSDSGAINLTRTSNCISKIIDSSKEKYQKSICFVTGVPGAGKTLAGLNIATIRKSKSKDEHAVFLSGNGPLVDVLRAALAKDEVKTAKENKIKLKTDDAKRKANSFIQNIHHFRDDNVGSLKAPIEKVVVFDEAQRAWNKHQAIKFMNSKGHKDFKMSEPEFLIDVMNRHSGWCTIICLIGGGQEINTGEAGIKEWVTAIKEKYSVWNLYYSSLITKDKDYLNDYELNSWLNKNGTPLNDLHLSVSLRSFRSEDLSNLIHQILNLDELNTKSLSNLLLQYPIVITRDLKKAKKWINKKAKGSERCGMLISSGARRLRAIGIDSENGIRSNSEKPKIISWFLNDKYDVRSSSFLEVPSTEFAVQGLELDWVCLAWGGNFFFDNDQWNYQKFVGSKWQTMKKEEDKRYLLNTYRVLLTRARQGMAIFIPEGSKNDFTRKTSFYDGTFNYLKSMGIPVI
- a CDS encoding helix-turn-helix domain-containing protein, translating into MENINVVFGKRVKELRNQIKISQEKFANEIGIDRTYMTDIENGKRNVSLFIIEKIAKGFEMCLSDLLKGL
- a CDS encoding sulfatase-like hydrolase/transferase, whose product is MKKISYFLLLLVLGLVTVAGIAIDQPVKKKNKSPNLIVIMTDDMGWADVGFNGCKDIPTPNIDVIADQGVKFNEGYVSFPVCGPSRAGFLTGRYQDRFGYTTNPSIDPNNAISGLPVEEETIAQVLKKADYKSAIIGKWHMGTNPVFHPLVRGFDYFYGFLSGGHNYFPENLTLNGLSEVTSKWGWYRTKIIENRENVETTDYLTDELTNSAVKYINKQADAGENFMVYLAYNAPHTPLQATEKYLSRFPNITNKKRKTYAAMVSAVDDGVGRVLQTLKDKGVDENTIIVFLSDNGGAHNNASDNGPLRGKKGDLFEGGVRVPFAIRWKGVIPAGQTYENAVSSLDIMATIVAQTNVKISKERPLDGVNLLPFLTGKDKGAPHGYLFWRKWEQNAMAIRHGNYKLVANSKQNTIPSELYDLSEDGAETINIKAENKKIAADLTEEWNNWNAQLKDRVFPTLGGDKWWVAE